The following are from one region of the Actinopolyspora halophila DSM 43834 genome:
- a CDS encoding MarR family winged helix-turn-helix transcriptional regulator — MSNPEPPNGDEVDAITEAVLTASRLLVGISARSVAAVAGPITLPQFRLLVALGSRGPLKLVSLAEMLGVNPSTATRTVDRLVTAGWAERKSNPDSRREVTVGLTSAGRDLVDRVTDYRRSEIAAIVERIPHEDRAGLVQALQAFTEAGDEPPPRASPYDAGLTKWE, encoded by the coding sequence ATGAGCAATCCGGAACCGCCCAATGGTGATGAAGTGGACGCGATCACCGAGGCGGTACTGACCGCTTCGCGGTTGCTGGTGGGAATCTCGGCGAGATCGGTCGCCGCGGTCGCCGGGCCGATCACGCTCCCCCAGTTCCGGCTGCTGGTCGCGCTGGGATCGCGCGGACCGCTCAAACTGGTCTCGCTGGCCGAGATGCTCGGGGTGAACCCGTCCACGGCGACCCGGACGGTGGACAGGCTCGTCACGGCAGGGTGGGCGGAACGGAAGAGCAACCCGGATTCGCGCAGGGAAGTGACGGTGGGGCTCACCTCGGCGGGGCGTGACCTGGTGGATCGGGTGACGGACTACCGCCGCAGCGAGATCGCGGCCATAGTCGAGCGCATCCCCCACGAAGACCGTGCGGGTCTGGTGCAGGCCTTGCAGGCGTTCACCGAGGCCGGGGACGAACCCCCGCCCCGCGCCTCGCCCTACGACGCGGGACTCACGAAATGGGAGTGA
- a CDS encoding chloride channel protein, with the protein MTLTGPVRGQIGTWLRERGSGLMALALLIGVGSGLGAIAFRWLITSATELLTGRPEYTTAPGAAHAWLPGLGVWFLVLAPAVAGLLYGPLVYWLAPEAKGHGVPEVMYAVSERGGRIQPQVSLVKALASALCIGGGGSVGREGPIVQIGSALGSTVGHRFKLTERRMRVLVACGAAGGIAATFNAPMAGPFFAMELILRDFAVESFGAVVLSSVTASVIGRAVMGNEAFLTLPDFHLQNPGEFLLFALLGVLIGVAGLLFSKVLYGVEDLCDRLWRGPEWLRPGVGGLLLGLLLLVLPQMYGVGYPVLGNAIHGNYAIWFLIVLLFGKMLATSLTIGIGGSGGVFAPALFVGGMGGTAFGMVVHGLLPGIAGSPGAYGLIGMGAAFAGSARAPITAVIILFELTGQYSIILPLMLAVVVATLLSRTLSKDTIYTAKLSRRGIDLDARQRRGRLPDRTVADVMETLPDKLTTSTKLSDAAQRLAQSVDSVLPVVDGNGRYRGCVTAGAVAEVLGDGTVDNGEVGKLLEVPPEISSENKLVDALDSLVSVEVSAAPVLDERGTEPVGWISHRTLLSCMGTTANTR; encoded by the coding sequence ATGACCCTTACTGGACCGGTACGTGGGCAGATCGGAACCTGGCTCCGCGAACGCGGTAGCGGCCTCATGGCTCTCGCCCTGCTGATCGGAGTCGGCTCCGGGCTCGGAGCTATCGCGTTTCGGTGGCTGATCACGTCCGCGACCGAGCTGCTGACCGGACGGCCCGAGTACACGACTGCTCCCGGGGCCGCCCACGCATGGCTGCCCGGTCTCGGCGTCTGGTTCCTCGTCCTCGCCCCCGCCGTGGCGGGACTGCTCTACGGCCCTCTGGTGTACTGGCTGGCCCCCGAGGCGAAGGGTCACGGTGTACCCGAGGTCATGTACGCCGTCTCCGAGCGCGGAGGGCGCATCCAACCACAGGTCAGCCTGGTGAAGGCCCTGGCGTCCGCGCTGTGCATCGGAGGCGGTGGCTCCGTCGGCAGGGAGGGGCCGATCGTGCAGATCGGTTCGGCCCTCGGCTCGACGGTCGGGCACCGGTTCAAACTCACCGAGCGGCGGATGCGCGTGCTGGTGGCCTGCGGCGCGGCAGGCGGCATAGCGGCCACTTTCAACGCCCCGATGGCAGGCCCCTTCTTCGCGATGGAACTGATCCTGCGCGACTTCGCCGTGGAGTCCTTCGGCGCGGTCGTGCTCTCCAGCGTCACGGCCAGCGTCATCGGCCGGGCGGTCATGGGCAACGAGGCCTTTCTGACACTGCCCGACTTCCACCTGCAGAACCCCGGCGAGTTCCTGCTGTTCGCCCTGCTGGGCGTGCTGATCGGAGTGGCCGGGCTGCTCTTCAGCAAGGTGCTCTACGGGGTGGAGGACCTCTGCGACCGTCTCTGGCGCGGCCCGGAATGGTTGCGTCCCGGAGTGGGCGGCCTGCTGCTCGGGCTGCTTCTCCTGGTGCTTCCGCAGATGTACGGGGTGGGCTATCCCGTACTGGGCAACGCCATTCACGGCAACTACGCGATCTGGTTCCTGATCGTCCTCCTGTTCGGCAAGATGCTGGCCACCAGCCTGACCATCGGCATCGGGGGATCCGGGGGAGTTTTCGCTCCGGCGCTGTTCGTCGGCGGTATGGGCGGGACCGCGTTCGGCATGGTCGTCCACGGTCTGCTTCCCGGCATCGCCGGTTCCCCCGGGGCTTACGGACTGATCGGCATGGGGGCCGCCTTCGCCGGGTCCGCACGGGCCCCGATAACGGCCGTGATCATCCTGTTCGAGCTGACCGGACAGTACTCGATCATCCTGCCGCTGATGCTGGCCGTGGTGGTGGCGACACTGCTGAGCAGGACTCTGAGCAAGGACACCATCTACACGGCCAAGCTGTCCCGGCGCGGCATCGACCTCGACGCGCGACAGCGTCGCGGGCGGTTGCCGGACCGCACGGTGGCCGATGTCATGGAGACGCTGCCGGACAAGCTGACCACGAGCACCAAGCTCTCCGACGCGGCCCAACGGCTGGCCCAGAGCGTCGACTCGGTGCTTCCCGTCGTGGACGGGAACGGGCGCTACCGGGGGTGTGTCACGGCCGGTGCCGTCGCCGAGGTGCTGGGCGACGGCACCGTGGACAACGGTGAAGTCGGGAAGCTGCTGGAGGTCCCCCCGGAGATATCCTCCGAGAACAAGCTCGTCGACGCCCTCGACTCGCTGGTCTCCGTGGAGGTCTCGGCAGCCCCGGTGCTCGACGAGCGGGGGACCGAGCCCGTCGGTTGGATCAGTCACCGAACCCTGTTGAGCTGCATGGGGACCACCGCCAACACGCGCTGA
- the era gene encoding GTPase Era, which produces MTSSSETHRSGFACFVGRPNAGKSTLTNALVGTKVAITSSKPQTTRHAIRGIVHRSDGQLVVVDTPGLHRPRTLLGERLNDLVHSTWSEVDVIGFCVPADQKIGPGDRHIAQELAKVTKHTPVIGVVTKTDLVAKHRVAEQLVAMQELMDFTEIVPVSSVDHFQMDVLSEILVRQVPEGPQLYPEGEITDEPEESLISELVREAALEGVRDELPHSLAVAIDEMSPREGYDNLVDIYVSLYVERSSQKAIVIGKSGERLKEVGERARRQIQALLGSKIYLDLQVKVAKEWQRDPKQLRKLGF; this is translated from the coding sequence GTGACCAGCTCAAGTGAAACACATCGATCCGGGTTCGCCTGCTTCGTCGGGCGGCCGAACGCAGGCAAGTCGACGTTGACCAACGCCCTCGTCGGCACCAAGGTGGCGATCACCTCCAGCAAGCCGCAGACCACCCGGCACGCCATCCGCGGAATCGTGCACCGCTCGGACGGGCAGTTGGTCGTCGTGGACACCCCCGGGTTGCACCGGCCGCGGACCCTGCTCGGGGAACGGCTCAACGACCTGGTGCACTCCACCTGGTCCGAGGTCGACGTCATCGGTTTCTGCGTCCCGGCCGATCAGAAGATCGGTCCCGGTGACCGGCACATCGCGCAGGAACTGGCCAAGGTGACCAAGCACACTCCCGTCATCGGGGTCGTGACCAAGACCGATCTGGTCGCCAAGCACCGCGTGGCCGAACAGCTGGTGGCGATGCAGGAGCTCATGGACTTCACCGAGATAGTCCCGGTCTCCTCGGTGGACCACTTCCAGATGGATGTGCTCTCCGAGATACTGGTGCGCCAGGTCCCGGAGGGGCCGCAGCTGTACCCGGAGGGTGAGATCACCGACGAGCCGGAGGAATCGCTGATCTCCGAGCTCGTGCGCGAGGCCGCGCTGGAGGGGGTGCGCGACGAGTTGCCGCACTCCCTGGCCGTGGCCATCGACGAGATGTCCCCGCGGGAGGGCTACGACAACCTGGTGGACATCTACGTCTCCCTGTACGTGGAGCGGTCCAGCCAGAAAGCGATCGTGATCGGCAAGAGCGGGGAGCGGCTCAAGGAGGTGGGGGAGCGTGCCCGCAGGCAGATCCAGGCGCTGCTCGGCAGCAAGATCTATCTGGACCTGCAGGTCAAGGTGGCCAAGGAATGGCAGCGGGATCCCAAGCAGCTGCGCAAGCTCGGGTTCTGA
- a CDS encoding DUF4190 domain-containing protein: MTNPYGSGPHNPPSNSGGFPQPPQSSYGGGLQYPGYQPGQQYPSNQNFYIGYGGLQPPNNGLAIASMVVSLVSVLTVCFWGLGSLLALLGVIFGHVSKGQIRRDGTRGDGMAMAGIVIGYCVLGLLLLGITLLVIGLSLPFMAGSTYTTM, encoded by the coding sequence ATGACCAACCCGTACGGATCGGGACCACACAACCCACCGTCGAACAGCGGCGGTTTCCCGCAGCCGCCGCAGTCCTCGTACGGCGGTGGTTTGCAGTACCCCGGTTACCAACCCGGACAGCAGTACCCGTCCAACCAGAACTTCTACATCGGCTACGGCGGGTTGCAGCCCCCCAACAACGGACTGGCGATCGCCTCCATGGTGGTCTCGTTGGTGTCCGTTCTCACCGTCTGCTTCTGGGGACTGGGCAGTCTGCTCGCACTGCTCGGTGTGATCTTCGGTCACGTGTCCAAGGGGCAGATCCGCCGCGACGGCACCCGCGGGGACGGCATGGCGATGGCGGGAATCGTGATCGGCTACTGCGTGCTGGGACTGCTCCTCCTGGGGATCACCCTGCTGGTGATCGGCCTCAGCCTGCCGTTCATGGCGGGGAGCACCTACACGACGATGTGA